Proteins encoded by one window of bacterium:
- a CDS encoding isocitrate/isopropylmalate family dehydrogenase, whose product LAGYDAIFMGAFGDPRIPDMRHAADILLGTRFMLDLYVNYRPVVLFDERLCPLKGIRAGEIDIAIFRENTEGLYVGMGGNFKKNSPDEIAIQEDVNTRKGVQRIIEYAFEFAVKSARKKVCMSDKSNVLTYGHDLWQRVFKEVSAKYPQIQSSHMYVDALSMQLIKDPKAFDVIVTCNMFGDIITDIGAQLQGGLGMAASANINPNGAAMFEPVHGSAPKYAGKDVVNPFGAVLTAQLMYQHLNMNNEAELVEAAVRSAINENQTTSDLGGSLGTRAVGDYLCQVIRKSR is encoded by the coding sequence ACCTCGCCGGTTACGATGCTATTTTCATGGGCGCCTTTGGCGATCCCCGAATTCCCGACATGCGTCACGCAGCCGATATTCTGCTCGGCACGCGGTTCATGCTGGATCTCTATGTAAACTACCGTCCTGTTGTTCTTTTCGATGAACGGCTCTGTCCATTAAAAGGAATTCGCGCCGGCGAGATAGACATTGCCATCTTTCGCGAAAATACCGAAGGCTTATACGTGGGTATGGGTGGCAATTTCAAGAAGAACAGTCCGGATGAAATTGCCATTCAGGAAGACGTGAATACTCGCAAAGGAGTGCAGCGGATTATCGAATATGCTTTCGAATTTGCAGTAAAGTCCGCCCGCAAAAAAGTCTGCATGAGCGACAAGAGCAATGTGCTTACTTACGGACACGATCTCTGGCAACGCGTGTTCAAAGAAGTGAGCGCAAAATATCCTCAGATCCAATCCTCTCACATGTATGTGGATGCGTTGTCGATGCAACTGATCAAAGATCCAAAAGCTTTTGATGTGATTGTGACCTGCAATATGTTTGGCGATATCATCACGGATATCGGTGCGCAGCTGCAGGGGGGATTGGGGATGGCTGCTTCGGCAAACATTAATCCCAACGGAGCTGCAATGTTTGAGCCTGTTCACGGTTCGGCGCCAAAATATGCCGGTAAAGATGTGGTAAATCCTTTTGGAGCTGTGCTGACTGCCCAATTGATGTATCAGCATTTGAACATGAATAACGAAGCAGAACTGGTGGAGGCAGCAGTGCGGTCAGCGATCAACGAAAATCAAACCACTTCTGATCTAGGAGGCTCACTTGGAACACGAGCTGTAGGGGATTATCTCTGTCAAGTGATCCGCAAATCAAGATAG